In the genome of Bradyrhizobium arachidis, one region contains:
- a CDS encoding ABC transporter permease: protein MTDISKEAIAPPRSFLSQDAIQLFYRLLAALLICAVLAVLSDSFLSLGNILNVLRQASLTFFIASGLTLVVLTAGLDLSVGANVALSACIAGTVIHKTGSPALGILTGLACGGIVGLLNGIMVTALRIPSFIATYGMLWVLNGLTYWYMAGETLHGFPAGFRQIGSGYLFGLPIPVYLLLVFLGIGTLFAQRTIWGQEIYAIGANPVAARLSGIPVARRLLLVYAVSGTMAGLASIIFLSRLNSAEADIGESLTLPAIAAVLIGGTSLFGGVGTVFGTFIGALILTLVLNGMNLLSVSANWQPLVTGIIVILAVWLDMKTRRRAQ from the coding sequence ATGACCGATATCAGCAAAGAGGCGATCGCGCCGCCCCGCTCGTTCCTGTCGCAGGACGCGATCCAGCTGTTCTACCGCCTGCTCGCGGCGCTTCTGATTTGCGCGGTGCTCGCCGTGCTCAGCGATTCCTTCCTGAGCCTCGGCAACATCCTCAATGTGCTGCGGCAAGCGAGCCTGACCTTCTTCATCGCCTCCGGCCTGACGCTGGTGGTGCTCACGGCAGGCCTCGATCTCTCCGTCGGCGCCAATGTCGCGCTGTCGGCCTGCATCGCCGGGACCGTGATCCACAAGACCGGCTCGCCGGCGCTCGGCATCCTCACCGGCCTCGCCTGCGGCGGCATAGTCGGCCTCCTCAACGGCATCATGGTCACGGCACTCCGCATCCCCTCCTTCATCGCGACCTATGGCATGCTCTGGGTGCTGAACGGCCTCACCTACTGGTACATGGCAGGCGAGACCCTGCACGGCTTCCCCGCAGGCTTCCGCCAGATCGGCAGCGGCTATCTGTTCGGTCTGCCCATTCCGGTCTACCTGCTGCTGGTGTTCCTCGGGATCGGGACGCTGTTTGCGCAGCGGACGATCTGGGGCCAGGAGATCTATGCGATCGGCGCCAATCCGGTCGCCGCCCGTCTCTCCGGCATTCCCGTCGCGCGGCGCCTGCTGCTGGTCTACGCGGTCTCCGGCACCATGGCCGGACTCGCCTCGATCATCTTCCTGTCGCGGCTCAATTCGGCCGAGGCCGACATCGGCGAGAGCCTGACGCTGCCGGCGATCGCGGCTGTACTGATCGGCGGCACCTCCCTGTTCGGCGGCGTCGGCACCGTGTTCGGCACCTTCATCGGCGCGCTGATCCTGACGCTGGTGCTGAACGGCATGAACTTGCTCTCGGTCAGCGCCAACTGGCAGCCGCTGGTGACAGGCATCATCGTCATTCTCGCGGTCTGGCTCGACATGAAGACCCGCCGCCGCGCGCAATGA
- a CDS encoding ABC transporter ATP-binding protein: protein MSVPLLQVNDLKKHFPINKGLFGRQTEFVYAVDGVSFEIARGETLSLVGESGCGKSTVGRAILRLFDITAGQVILDGQRIDDAHPSTMRQMRRRVQVVFQDPFSSLNPRMRVRDILAEPIRNFGLAKSAEDLEVRVTALMDTVRLPREALNRRPHEFSGGQRQRIGIARALAAEPELIVCDEAVSALDVSVKAQIVNLLQDLQQKFGLALLFISHDLAIVEHMTHRVAVMYLGKIVEVAPRREIFAAPKHPYTRALLSAVPLPEPGAKRNPIILGGDVPSPINPPKGCRFHTRCPLVFDRCRTEEPTLRAIGPEQWAACHLAEEVEGL from the coding sequence ATGAGTGTTCCGCTGCTCCAGGTCAACGACCTCAAGAAGCATTTCCCGATCAACAAGGGCCTCTTCGGGCGACAAACCGAATTCGTCTATGCGGTCGACGGCGTGTCGTTCGAGATCGCGCGCGGCGAGACGCTGTCGCTAGTCGGCGAGTCCGGCTGTGGCAAGTCGACGGTCGGCCGCGCCATCCTGCGGCTGTTCGACATCACCGCAGGGCAGGTGATCCTCGACGGCCAGCGCATCGACGACGCCCATCCGAGCACGATGCGCCAGATGCGCCGCCGCGTGCAGGTGGTGTTCCAGGATCCGTTCTCGAGCCTCAACCCGCGCATGCGCGTGCGCGACATTCTCGCCGAGCCGATCCGTAATTTTGGTCTGGCCAAATCCGCGGAGGATCTCGAAGTCCGCGTCACCGCGCTGATGGACACGGTGCGCCTGCCGCGGGAGGCGCTGAACCGCCGGCCGCACGAATTCTCAGGTGGCCAGCGCCAGCGCATCGGCATTGCCCGGGCGCTCGCGGCCGAGCCCGAGCTGATCGTCTGCGACGAGGCGGTCTCCGCGCTCGACGTCTCGGTCAAGGCGCAGATCGTCAATCTCTTGCAGGACCTTCAGCAGAAATTCGGCCTGGCACTGCTGTTCATCAGCCATGACCTCGCCATCGTCGAGCACATGACCCACCGCGTCGCGGTGATGTATCTCGGCAAGATCGTCGAGGTGGCGCCGCGCCGCGAGATCTTTGCCGCGCCAAAGCATCCCTATACGAGGGCGTTGCTCTCGGCGGTGCCGCTGCCCGAGCCCGGCGCGAAGCGCAATCCCATCATCCTCGGCGGCGACGTGCCGAGCCCGATCAATCCGCCGAAGGGATGCCGTTTCCACACCCGCTGCCCGCTCGTTTTCGACCGCTGCCGCACCGAGGAGCCGACGCTGCGCGCGATCGGACCCGAGCAGTGGGCGGCATGTCACCTTGCGGAGGAAGTGGAGGGGCTTTAG
- a CDS encoding ABC transporter permease — protein MREAAVVSQPNPLQRIPGVAIVLVLLIALFSAIAPGFLSAANLSNVLVQSTILTMLALPMTLIIMTEGLDLSMGAVLTLTSLCVAIVSLATKSMLLGLGAGLLVGAAFGIANGWLVAILGIPPFVATLGTLGMAQGLSLIVSDGQSVVGIPHSVRDIYSATLLGVPVPIVMALVTYAVFHGLLYHTRFGTYIFALGGNREALRYAGLSPNKLLIAVYAIGGAMAGIAGLLMTARMNSGHPTAGLGLEFDAIAAVAVGGTSFERGNGWLLGTLLGVLSVGVLRNGLNLISLPSSVQVASVGVLVIVALFLDGLRSRA, from the coding sequence ATGCGTGAAGCCGCGGTCGTATCACAACCCAATCCACTGCAGCGCATTCCCGGCGTTGCCATCGTGCTGGTGCTGCTGATCGCGCTGTTCAGCGCCATCGCGCCCGGCTTCCTGTCGGCCGCCAACCTCTCCAACGTGCTGGTGCAGTCGACCATCCTGACCATGCTCGCGCTGCCGATGACCTTGATCATCATGACCGAGGGCCTGGACCTGTCGATGGGCGCGGTGCTGACGCTGACCTCGCTTTGCGTTGCGATCGTGTCGCTCGCGACCAAATCGATGCTGCTCGGCCTCGGCGCCGGCCTGCTGGTCGGCGCGGCTTTCGGCATCGCCAATGGCTGGCTGGTCGCGATCCTCGGTATCCCGCCCTTCGTCGCGACCCTCGGCACGCTCGGCATGGCGCAGGGCCTGTCGCTGATCGTCAGCGACGGCCAGAGCGTGGTCGGCATCCCCCACAGCGTGCGCGACATCTATTCGGCGACGCTGCTCGGCGTGCCCGTGCCGATCGTGATGGCGCTGGTGACCTATGCGGTGTTCCACGGCCTGCTCTATCACACCCGCTTCGGCACCTACATTTTCGCGCTCGGCGGCAATCGCGAGGCGCTGCGCTATGCCGGTCTCTCGCCGAACAAGCTGCTGATCGCGGTGTACGCGATCGGCGGCGCCATGGCCGGCATCGCGGGCCTGCTGATGACGGCGCGGATGAATTCCGGCCACCCGACCGCCGGCCTCGGCCTCGAATTCGATGCCATCGCCGCCGTCGCGGTCGGCGGCACCTCGTTCGAGCGCGGCAATGGCTGGCTGCTCGGCACATTGCTCGGCGTTCTCTCCGTGGGCGTGCTGCGCAACGGGCTGAACCTGATCTCGCTGCCGTCCTCGGTGCAGGTCGCAAGCGTCGGTGTCCTCGTCATCGTTGCCCTGTTCCTCGACGGCCTCAGGAGCCGCGCATGA
- a CDS encoding sugar ABC transporter substrate-binding protein, which yields MKLTLGYSTCSFALPLLMAAAFTTGARADGETIAVFTKNQTNPFFQTVRVGADNMAKSLNAKTLQYIPTKPDSIPEQLSQIEDVVVKKPSAIVFTPVDYKAMVPGVEKINEAKIPVVNITDRSAGGKFLSFVGADDYSLGLETARFLLKTLGGKGNIVIIEGVKGSLTNVDRVRGFNDAIKENPGAKLLASQPGNYQRLQALQVMENLMQSNSQIDGVLAANDAMAVGAIEALDGANRKAQVIGINGTKEAIDAIKSGKLLASGDYNGFAQGCLGTMMAIRSLRNQPVISEIVLKPTVITKDNYQPFDVPLEQRTCPTFEDAGKLGAK from the coding sequence ATGAAACTGACACTGGGCTACTCGACGTGTTCCTTTGCGCTGCCGCTGCTGATGGCGGCCGCGTTCACGACTGGGGCGCGCGCCGACGGCGAGACCATCGCCGTCTTCACCAAGAACCAGACCAACCCGTTCTTCCAGACAGTGCGGGTCGGCGCCGACAACATGGCGAAGTCGCTGAACGCGAAGACGCTGCAATACATCCCGACCAAGCCCGACTCGATCCCCGAGCAGCTCAGCCAGATCGAGGACGTCGTGGTGAAGAAGCCGAGCGCGATCGTGTTCACGCCGGTCGACTACAAGGCGATGGTGCCGGGCGTCGAGAAGATCAACGAAGCCAAGATCCCGGTCGTCAACATCACCGATCGCTCGGCGGGCGGCAAGTTCCTGTCCTTCGTCGGCGCCGACGATTACAGCCTTGGCCTCGAGACCGCGCGCTTCCTGCTGAAGACGCTGGGCGGCAAGGGCAACATCGTCATCATCGAGGGCGTCAAGGGCTCGCTGACCAACGTCGACCGCGTCCGCGGCTTCAACGACGCGATCAAGGAGAACCCCGGCGCCAAGCTCTTGGCCTCGCAGCCCGGCAACTATCAGCGGCTCCAGGCGCTCCAGGTCATGGAGAATTTGATGCAGTCGAATTCGCAGATCGACGGCGTGCTGGCTGCCAACGACGCCATGGCGGTCGGCGCGATCGAGGCGCTCGACGGTGCCAACCGCAAGGCGCAGGTGATCGGCATCAACGGCACCAAGGAGGCGATCGACGCGATCAAGTCAGGCAAGCTGCTCGCCAGCGGCGACTACAACGGGTTCGCGCAAGGCTGTCTCGGCACCATGATGGCGATCCGCTCCTTGCGCAACCAGCCCGTCATCAGCGAGATCGTGCTGAAGCCGACCGTCATCACCAAGGACAATTACCAGCCGTTCGACGTGCCGCTCGAGCAGCGCACCTGCCCGACCTTCGAGGACGCCGGCAAGCTCGGCGCCAAATAG
- a CDS encoding ABC transporter permease has translation MTDTTVNPQSLPTGLVLAPQLPEILRPVTIRRGFIGFLRGHPTVAIGGALLLLLVLIAVFAPYLWTVDPTALAPAKRTRAPSADFWFGTDVLGRDIYSRVLFGARVSLTVGLSVAIFASAAGLAIGMVSGFIRWADGILMRFMDGLMSIPPILLAIALMALTRGSVGNVILAITIAEIPRVSRLVRSVVLSLREQPYVDAAVACGTRTPMIILRHILPNTVAPMLVQATYICASAMITEAILSFIGAGTPPTIPSWGNIMAEGRALWQVKPYIVFFPAAFLSITVLAVNLLGDGLRDALDPRMAKRL, from the coding sequence TTGACCGACACCACCGTCAATCCGCAATCGCTTCCGACCGGCCTCGTCCTCGCGCCCCAGCTGCCTGAGATCCTGCGCCCGGTCACGATCCGGCGCGGTTTCATCGGCTTCCTGCGCGGCCATCCCACCGTTGCGATCGGCGGCGCACTGCTGCTGCTGCTCGTCCTGATCGCGGTGTTCGCGCCCTATCTCTGGACGGTCGATCCGACTGCGCTGGCGCCGGCCAAGCGCACGCGGGCGCCTTCGGCCGATTTCTGGTTCGGCACCGACGTGCTCGGTCGCGACATCTACTCGCGCGTGCTGTTCGGTGCGCGGGTCTCGCTGACGGTCGGCCTGTCGGTCGCGATCTTCGCGTCCGCGGCAGGTCTTGCCATCGGCATGGTCTCGGGCTTCATCCGCTGGGCCGACGGCATTTTGATGCGCTTCATGGACGGGTTGATGTCGATCCCGCCGATCCTGCTCGCGATCGCGCTGATGGCGCTGACGCGCGGCAGCGTCGGCAACGTCATCCTCGCGATCACCATCGCCGAGATTCCGCGAGTTTCTCGTCTTGTTCGTAGCGTGGTGCTGTCGCTGCGCGAGCAGCCCTATGTGGACGCGGCCGTCGCCTGCGGCACGCGCACGCCGATGATCATCCTGCGCCACATCCTGCCCAACACGGTCGCGCCGATGCTGGTGCAGGCGACCTACATTTGCGCCAGCGCCATGATCACCGAGGCGATCCTGTCCTTCATCGGCGCGGGCACGCCGCCCACCATTCCGTCCTGGGGCAACATCATGGCGGAAGGTCGCGCGCTGTGGCAGGTCAAGCCTTACATCGTGTTCTTCCCGGCGGCTTTCCTGTCGATCACCGTGCTCGCCGTGAATTTGCTCGGCGACGGCCTTCGCGATGCGCTCGATCCGCGCATGGCCAAGCGTCTTTAG
- a CDS encoding YciI family protein encodes MLFAIHAVDRAGALPTRLANYDAHKAFLSDTSRFGVRIVMSGPLVSDDGQTMIGSLFLIDAPGRSEVEAFNRADPFAAAGIWEKVTITGFLRRQG; translated from the coding sequence ATGCTGTTCGCTATTCACGCCGTCGACCGCGCCGGCGCGCTGCCGACGCGGCTCGCCAATTACGACGCCCACAAGGCTTTCCTGAGCGACACCTCGCGCTTCGGCGTTAGGATCGTGATGTCGGGGCCGCTGGTGTCCGACGACGGCCAGACCATGATCGGCAGCCTGTTCCTGATCGATGCGCCGGGCCGCAGCGAGGTCGAAGCCTTCAACCGCGCCGATCCCTTTGCCGCAGCGGGCATCTGGGAGAAGGTCACGATCACCGGCTTCCTGCGCCGGCAGGGCTAA
- a CDS encoding ABC transporter ATP-binding protein: MALLEVENLQTHFRTPSGINRAVDGVSFHVNEGETLAIVGESGCGKSVTSMSLMRLIPEPPGRIAGAIRFAGKDLLALSDREMRAIRGNDISMIFQEPMTSLNPVLTVGRQIRETLMIHQGLDKQAAEAHAIEMLTLVGIPEPKRRVREYPHQLSGGMRQRVMIAIALACNPKLLIADEPTTALDVTIQAQILKLMLDLKRRVGAAIILITHDLGVVAEIAERVMVMYAGRKVEEAPVAELFRSPRHPYTQGLLGAVPKLGSSLAGTATRLAEIPGQVPDLRKPIIGCVFAGRCALATDLCRQYAPGLEEKGPRHIAACHYAAKGAVAA; this comes from the coding sequence ATGGCGTTGTTAGAGGTCGAGAATCTGCAAACCCACTTCCGCACCCCGAGCGGCATCAACCGCGCGGTGGACGGGGTGTCCTTCCACGTCAACGAGGGCGAGACGCTGGCGATCGTCGGCGAGTCCGGCTGCGGCAAGTCGGTGACCTCGATGTCGCTGATGCGCCTGATCCCGGAGCCGCCCGGCAGGATCGCGGGCGCCATCCGCTTCGCCGGCAAGGATCTTCTCGCGCTCTCCGATCGCGAGATGCGCGCGATCCGCGGCAACGACATCTCGATGATCTTCCAGGAGCCGATGACGAGCCTCAATCCGGTGCTGACCGTCGGCCGCCAGATCCGCGAGACGCTGATGATCCATCAGGGCCTGGACAAGCAGGCCGCGGAAGCGCACGCGATCGAGATGCTGACGCTGGTCGGCATCCCCGAGCCGAAGCGGCGCGTGCGCGAATATCCGCATCAGCTCTCCGGCGGCATGCGCCAGCGCGTGATGATCGCGATCGCGCTCGCCTGCAATCCAAAGCTCCTGATCGCCGACGAGCCGACCACCGCGCTCGACGTGACGATCCAGGCGCAGATCCTCAAGCTGATGCTGGACCTGAAGCGCCGGGTCGGCGCGGCCATCATCCTCATCACCCACGATCTCGGCGTCGTCGCCGAGATCGCCGAGCGCGTCATGGTCATGTATGCCGGCCGCAAGGTCGAGGAGGCGCCGGTCGCGGAGCTGTTCCGCTCGCCGCGGCATCCCTATACGCAGGGCCTGTTAGGTGCGGTGCCGAAGCTCGGCTCCTCGCTCGCGGGCACCGCGACGCGGCTTGCCGAGATTCCCGGACAGGTGCCTGATCTGCGCAAGCCGATCATCGGCTGCGTCTTCGCCGGCCGCTGCGCGCTCGCAACCGATCTCTGCCGGCAATATGCGCCGGGCCTGGAAGAGAAAGGCCCGCGCCACATTGCCGCCTGCCACTACGCCGCCAAGGGGGCGGTCGCGGCATGA
- a CDS encoding sugar ABC transporter ATP-binding protein, which translates to MSDALPIEVTSPTPLLELRGISKEFPGVKALDDVSFAVYPGEVHMLLGENGAGKSSLMKVLCGAYRADAGEFYHKGERVAIASTADAQKLGIAVIFQEFSLVPYLDIAQNIFLGREPKGRIPGTIDRRRILADAKRVLDTIGFDIDPATTVDKLGVAQQQMVEIAKAISQNARILVMDEPTAALSDRETELLFALIARLKADGVSIVYISHRMAEVFALGDRITVLRDGRRIDGVKPADVTPDQLVRMMVGRNVDMTYPRNFADKPGELLLEVKGLSAATGVSDINIEVRRGEIVGLCGLVGSGRSEVARAIFGADPVTSGEIIFDGKSMSGEPDLAARRGIALIPESRKSEGLALLRSVGDNLVVSALKKLFPSGLFDQRSAQRTSDGLIRQLRIATPSARQTVGLLSGGNQQKVVIGKWLAAGSKLFIFDEPTRGIDIGAKSEIFALIDRLVAEGAAALMISSEQVEICHVCDRAYVMREGRIAGHLTRNELTEENIVRLGMHHA; encoded by the coding sequence ATGAGCGACGCGCTTCCGATCGAGGTCACCTCGCCAACGCCATTGCTGGAGCTGCGCGGCATCAGCAAGGAGTTTCCCGGCGTCAAGGCGCTGGATGACGTGTCCTTTGCCGTCTACCCCGGCGAAGTGCATATGCTGCTCGGCGAGAACGGCGCCGGCAAGTCCAGCCTGATGAAGGTGCTGTGCGGCGCCTATCGCGCCGACGCCGGCGAGTTCTACCACAAGGGCGAGAGGGTCGCGATCGCCTCGACGGCGGATGCGCAGAAGCTCGGCATTGCCGTGATCTTCCAGGAATTCTCGCTGGTCCCCTATCTCGACATCGCCCAGAACATCTTCCTGGGACGCGAGCCGAAGGGCCGCATCCCCGGCACCATCGACCGCCGCAGGATCCTGGCCGATGCCAAGCGCGTGCTCGACACGATCGGCTTCGATATCGATCCCGCCACCACCGTCGACAAACTGGGCGTCGCACAGCAGCAGATGGTCGAGATCGCGAAGGCGATCAGCCAGAACGCCCGCATCCTCGTGATGGACGAGCCGACCGCGGCGCTGTCCGACCGCGAGACCGAGTTATTGTTTGCGCTGATCGCGCGGCTGAAGGCCGACGGCGTCTCCATCGTCTATATTTCCCACCGCATGGCCGAGGTGTTCGCGCTCGGCGACCGCATCACGGTGCTGCGCGACGGCCGCCGCATCGACGGCGTCAAGCCCGCCGATGTCACCCCGGACCAGCTCGTGCGCATGATGGTCGGCCGTAACGTCGACATGACCTATCCGCGCAACTTTGCCGACAAGCCAGGCGAATTGCTGCTCGAGGTCAAGGGCCTCTCCGCGGCGACCGGCGTCTCCGACATCAACATCGAGGTGCGGCGGGGTGAGATCGTCGGCCTGTGCGGGCTGGTCGGCTCCGGCCGCAGCGAGGTCGCGCGCGCGATCTTCGGCGCCGACCCGGTGACGTCGGGCGAGATCATCTTCGACGGCAAGAGCATGTCGGGCGAACCTGATCTCGCCGCCCGCCGCGGCATCGCGCTGATCCCGGAGAGCCGCAAGAGCGAAGGCCTCGCGCTGCTTCGCTCGGTCGGCGACAATCTCGTCGTGTCGGCGCTGAAAAAGCTGTTCCCGAGCGGCCTGTTCGACCAGCGCAGTGCGCAGCGCACGTCCGACGGCCTAATCCGGCAGCTGCGCATTGCCACGCCCAGCGCGCGGCAGACCGTGGGCCTGCTCTCCGGCGGCAACCAGCAGAAGGTCGTGATCGGCAAGTGGCTGGCGGCCGGCTCGAAGCTCTTCATCTTCGACGAGCCGACGCGGGGCATCGACATCGGCGCCAAGTCCGAGATTTTTGCCCTGATCGACCGGCTGGTGGCCGAAGGCGCCGCGGCACTCATGATCTCCTCCGAGCAGGTCGAGATCTGCCACGTCTGCGACCGCGCCTATGTGATGCGCGAGGGGCGCATCGCCGGGCATCTGACCCGCAACGAACTGACCGAGGAGAACATCGTGCGACTGGGGATGCATCATGCGTGA